The following proteins come from a genomic window of Dromaius novaehollandiae isolate bDroNov1 chromosome 19, bDroNov1.hap1, whole genome shotgun sequence:
- the MYO18A gene encoding unconventional myosin-XVIIIa isoform X13, translating into MFNLMKKDKEKDGARKEKKEKKEKKERMSAAELKSLEEMSMRRGFFNLNRASKRESKTRLEISNPIPIKVASGSDLHLTDIDSDSNRGSVILDSGHLSTASSSDDLKVDDGNFKGSVLQRAAKFGSLAKQNSQMIVKRFSFSQRSRDESASETSTPSEHSAAPSPQVEVRALETQLAKHGASPGRPRSPSAASLRARVPELVGKRFPADLRLPAVVPPQPPAPRQLELQRRNTGDFGFSLRRTTMLDRGPDGQVYRRVVHFAEPGAGTKDLALGLVPGDRLVEINGRNVESKSRDEIVEMIRQSGETVQLKVQPILELSELSRCWLRGGEGARRAACEAKTEEQMAAEEAWYETDKVWLVHRDGFSLASQLRADEASLLPEGKAKVKLDHDGAVLEVDEDDVEKANPPSCDRAEDLASLVYLNESSVLHTLRQRYGGNLVHTYAGPTMVIVNPLSSPSMYSEKVMHMFKGCRREDMSPHIYAVAQAAYRSMLMSRQDQAVVLLGSSGSGKTTNCQHLVQYLATIAGSTGKVFSAEKWQALYTILEAFGNSSTSMNGNATRFSQIISLDFDQAGQVASASVQTLLLEKLRVARRPANEATFNVFYYLLACSDSALRTELHFNHLAENNVFGIVPLSKPEEKQKATQQFNKLQAAMKVMGISGDEQKAFWLVLGAIYHLGAAGATKDADEAGRKQFARHEWAQKAAYLLGCGLEELSSSVFKHQPKGSLQRSTSFRQGPEDAGLGDGTGPKLSALECLEGMAAGLYSELFTLLISLLNRALKSSQHSLCSVTVVDTPGAQNPALAGQSRGATFEELCHNYAQERLQLLFHQRTCAQELERYKEENIELALADTEPSTPGSVATVDQPSHQALVRSLARTDEARGLLWLLEEEALQPGGTEDTLLERLFSYYGPQEGGKKGHDPLLPSDKPRHFFLGHSSGTNWVEYDATGWLNHVKHNPASQNASVLLQESQKKIISSLFAGRAGSALVLSGSVAGLEGGSQLALRRATSMRKTFTTGVAAVKKKSLCIQIKLQVDALIDSIKKSKVHFVHCFLPKAEGAGGDPRGLPSQRVSGSELDLPAEHCEAGLMQLDVPLLRAQLRGSRLLDALRMYRQGYPDHMVFAEFRRRFDVLAPHLTKKHGRNYIVVDEKRAVEELLESLDLEKSSYHMGLSRVFFRAGCLARLEEQRDEQTSKNITLFQAACRGFLARQLFKKRKIQDLAIRCVQKNIKKNKGVKGWPWWKLFTTVRPLIEVQLTEDQIRGKDEEIQQLKGKLEKVEKERNELRLHSDRLESRITELTSELTDERNAGESASQLLDAETAERLQAEKEMKDLQAKYDALKKQMESMEMEVMEARLIRAAELNGELDDDDSGGEWRLKYERAVREIDFTKKRLQQELEDKLELEQQGKRQLERRLTDLQADSDESQRALQQLKKKCQRLASELQDTKLHLEGQQGRNHDLEKKQRRFDGELAQAHEEAQRERLQREKLSREKDVLVAEAFGLKQLLEDRDADIAGLTQKVEGLEAELQDISSQESKDEASLAKVKKQLRDLEAKAKDQEEELDEQAGTIQMLEQAKLRLEMEMERLRQTHAKEVESRDEEVEEIRQSCQKKLKQMEVQLEEEYEDKQKVLREKRELESKLTAVSDQVNQRDFETEKRLRRDLKRTKALLADAQIMLDHLKNNAPSKREIAQLKNQLEESEFTCAAAVKARKSMEVEIEDLHLQIDDLSKAKAALEEQLSRLQREKNEVQSRLEEDQEDMNELMKKHKAAVAQASRDLAQMNDLQTQLEDVGKEKQELQEKLQGLQSQLEFLEQSMVDKSLVSRQEAKIRELETRLEFERTQVKRLESLATRLKENLEKLTEERDQRAAAESREKEQNKRLQRQLRDVKEEMGELAKKEAEASRKKHELEMDLESLEAANQSLQSDLKLAFKRIGDLQAAIEDEMESDSNEDLINSDGDSDADSELEDRVDGVKSWLSKSKGSSKAVSDDGSLKGSSPPGSRRAFACDRWDEEQEPLESAPRSKRSSRSYQSDSDAESRAAEPSA; encoded by the exons ATGTTCAACCTGATGAAGAAGGACAAAGAGAAGGATGGGGccaggaaggagaagaaggagaagaaggagaagaaggagcgGATGTCGGCGGCTGAGCTCAAGAGCCTGGAGGAGATGAGCATGCGCCGGGGCTTCTTCAACCTCAACCGGGCCTCCAAGCGGGAGTCCAAGACCCGCCTGGAGATCTCCAACCCCATCCCCATCAAGGTGGCCAGCGGCTCCGACCTGCACCTCACGGACATCGACTCCGACAGCAACCGGGGCAGCGTCATCCTGGACTCGGGGCACCTGAGCACGGCCAGCTCCAGCGACGACCTCAAGGTGGACGACGGCAACTTCAAGGGCTCGGTGCTGCAGCGGGCGGCCAAGTTCGGCTCGCTGGCCAAGCAGAACTCGCAGATGATCGTCAAGCGCTTCTCCTTCTCGCAGAGGAGCCGGGACGAGAGCGCCTCGGAGACCTCGACGCCCTCCGAGCACTCGGCGGCCCCCTCGCCGCAGGTGGAGGTGCGCGCGCTGGAGACGCAGCTCGCCAAGCACGGCGCgtccccgggccgcccccggaGCCCGTCCGCCGCCTCGCTGCGAGCCCGCGTGCCCGAGCTCGTGGGCAAGCGCTTCCCCGCCGACCTGCGGCTGCCGGCCGTggtgcccccgcagccccctgctccccggcagctggagctgcagcggCGCAACACCGGCGATTTCGGCTTCTCCCTGCGCCGCACCACCATGCTGGACCGGGGCCCCGACGGGCAGGTGTACCGGCGCGTGGTGCACTTCGCCGAGCCCGGCGCCGGCACCAAAGACCTGGCGCTGGGGCTGGTGCCGGGCGACCGGCTGGTGGAGATCAACGGGCGAAACGTGGAGAGCAAGTCGCGGGACGAGATCGTGGAGATGATCCGGCAGTCGGGGGAGACGGTGCAGCTGAAGGTGCAGCCCATCCTGGAGCTGAGCGAGCTGAGCCGCTGCTGGCTGCGGGGCGGCGAGggcgcgcgccgcgccgcctgcGAG GCCAAGACGGAGGAGCAGATGGCGGCCGAGGAGGCCTGGTACGAGACGGACAAGGTGTGGCTGGTGCACCGGGATGGCTTCTCCTTGG CGAGCCAGCTCCGGGCGGACGAGGCCAGCCTGCTGCCCGAGGGCAAGGCGAAGGTGAAGCTGGACCATGACGGGGCCGTCCTGGAGGTGGATGAGGACGACGTGGAGAAG GCCAACCCCCCGTCCTGCGACCGCGCCGAGGACCTCGCCAGCCTCGTCTACCTCAACGAGTCCAGCGTGCTGCACACGCTGCGGCAGCGCTACGGCGGCAACCTCGTGCACACCTACGCCGGGCCCACCATGGTCATCGTCAACCCGCTGAGCTCCCCGTCCATGTACTCCGAGAAG GTCATGCACATGTTCAAAGGGTGCCGCCGGGAGGACATGTCGCCGCACATCTACGCCGTGGCGCAGGCCGCCTACCGCAGCATGCTGATGAGCCGCCAGGACCAGGCCGTggtgctgctgggcagcagcggcagcggcaagACCACCAACTGCCAGCACCTGGTGCAGTACCTGGCCACCATCGCCGGCAGCACGGGCAAGGTCTTCTCGG CGGAGAAGTGGCAGGCTCTGTACACCATCCTGGAGGCTTTTGGCAATAGCAGCACCAGCATGAACGGCAACGCCACCCGCTTCTCCCAGATCATCTCCCTGGACTTCGACCAGGCCGGGCAGGTGGCCTCCGCCTCGGTGCAG ACGCTGCTGCTCGAGAAGCTCCGTGTCGCCCGGCGCCCGGCCAACGAAGCCACCTTCAACGTCTTCTACTACCTGCTGGCCTGCTCCGATAGCGCCCTGCG GACCGAGCTTCACTTCAACCACCTGGCAGAGAACAACGTCTTTGGCATTGTGCCACTTTCCAAG CCGGAGGAAAAGCAGAAGGCGACGCAGCAGTTCAACAAGCTGCAGGCCGCCATGAAGGTGATGGGCATCTCTGGCGACGAGCAGAAGGCCTTCTGGCTCGTCCTGGGGGCCATTTACCACCTCGGGGCTGCCGGAGCCACCAAAG ACGCCGACGAAG CCGGGAGGAAGCAGTTTGCGCGGCACGAGTGGGCTCAGAAAGCCGCCtacctgctgggctgcggcctggAGGAGCTCTCCTCCTCCGTCTTCAAGCACCAGCCCAAGGGCAGCCTGCAGAGATCCACCTCCTTCCGCCAGGGCCCCGAGGACGCCGGCCTGGGCGACGGCACAG GTCCCAAGCTTTCGGCGCTGGAGTGCTTGGAGGGCATGGCCGCGGGCTTGTACTCGGAGCTCTTCACCCTGCTCATCTCGCTGCTCAACAG GGCCCTCAAGTCGAGCCAGCACTCGCTGTGCTCGGTGACGGTGGTGGACACCCCCGGCGCCCAGAACCCGGCGCTGGCGGGGCAGAGCCGCGGGGCCACCTTCGAGGAGCTGTGCCACAACTACGCCCAGGAGCGCCTGCAGCTGCTCTTCCACCAGCGCACCTGTGCCCAGGAGCTCGAGCGCTACAAGGAG GAAAACATAGAGCTTGCACTGGCTGACACAGAGCCCAGCACCCCGGGCTCTGTAGCCACTGTAGACCAGCCCTCACACCAGGCACTG GTGCGCTCGCTGGCCCGCACGGACGAGGCCCGcgggctgctgtggctgctggaggaggaggcgctGCAGCCCGGCGGCACCGAGGACACCTTGCTGGAGCGGCTCTTCTCCTACTACGGCCCCCAGGAGGGCGGCAAGAAAG GGCACGACCCGCTGCTCCCCAGCGACAAGCCCCGCCACTTCTTCCTGGGCCACAGCTCGGGGACCAACTGGGTGGAGTACGATGCCACGGGCTGGCTCAACCACGTCAAGCACAACCCGGCCTCCCAGAACGCCTCCGTGCTGCTGCAGGAGTCGCAGAA GAAGATCATCAGCAGCCTGTTCGCGGGCCGCGCCGGCTCGGCGCTGGTGCTGTCGGGCTCGGTGgcggggctggagggggggtCCCAGCTGGCGCTGCGCCGGGCCACCAGCATGCGCAAGACCTTCACCACCGGCGTGGCCGCCGTGAAGAAGAAGTCGCTGTGCATCCAGATCAAGCTGCAAGTG GACGCCCTCATCGACAGCATCAAGAAGTCCAAGGTGCACTTCGTGCACTGCTTCCTGCCCAAGGcggagggcgccggcggggacccccggggcctgCCGTCCCAGCGGGTCAGCGGCAGCGAGCTGGACCTGCCGGCGGAGCACTGCGAGGCCGGCCTCATGCAGCTCGATGTGCCGCTGCTGCGCGCCCAGCTCCGGGGCTCCCGCCTGCTCGACGCCCTGCGCATGTACCGCCAAG GTTACCCCGACCACATGGTCTTCGCGGAGTTCAGGCGGCGCTTCGACGTCCTGGCCCCTCACCTGACGAAGAAGCACGGCCGCAACTACATCGTGGTGGACGAGAAGCGG GCGGTGGAAGAGCTGCTGGAGTCGCTGGACTTGGAGAAGAGCAGCTACCACATGGGCCTGAGCCGG gtGTTTTTCCGGGCAGGGTGCCTGGCCAGGCTGGAGGAGCAGCGGGACGAGCAGACGAGCAAGAACATCACGCTGTTCCAGGCGGCGTGCAGGGGGTTCCTGGCACGGCAGCTCTTCAAGAAGAGGAAG ATCCAGGATCTGGCCATCCGCTGCGTGCAGAAGAACATCAAGAAGAACAAGGGGGTGAAGGGCTGGCCCTGGTGGAAGCTGTTCACCACCGTGCGGCCCCTCATCGAGGTGCAGCTCACCGAGGACCAGATCCGCGGCAAGGAC GAAGAGATCCAGCAGCTCAAGGGCAAACTCGAGAAGGTGGAGAAGGAGCGCAACGAGCTCCGGCTGCACAGCGACCGCCTGGAGAGCAGG ATCACGGAGCTGACGTCGGAGCTGACGGACGAGCGCAACGCGGGCGAGTCGGCCTCGCAGCTGCTGGACGCCGAGACGGCCGAGAGGCTGCAGGCCGAGAAGGAGATGAAGGACCTGCAG gccaaGTACGATGCTCTGAAGAAGCAGATGGAGTCCATGGAGATGGAGGTGATGGAGGCCCGGCTCATCCGGGCGGCCGAGCTCAACGGGGAGCTGGACGACGATGACTCAG GTGGCGAGTGGCGGCTGAAATACGAGCGGGCGGTGCGGGAGATCGACTTCACCAAGaagcggctgcagcaggagctggaggacaagctggagctggagcagcagggcAAGAGGCAGCTGGAGAGGAGG CTGACGGACCTGCAGGCCGACAGCGACGAGAGCCAGCGGGCgctgcagcagctgaagaagaAGTGCCAGCGCCTGGCGTCGGAGCTGCAGGACACCAAGCTGCACCTCGAGGGCCAGCAGGGACGCAACCACGACCTGGAGAAGAAGCAGCGGAg GTTCGACGGCGAGCTCGCGCAGGCCCACGAGGAAGCGCAGCGGGAGAGGCTGCAGCGGGAGAAGCTGAGCCGGGAGAAGGACGTGCTGGTGGCCGAGGCCTTCGGCCTCAAGCAGCTGCTGGAG GACAGGGACGCGGACATCGCCGGCCTGACGCAGAAGGTGGAGGGGCTGGAGGCCGAGCTGCAGGACATCTCGTCGCAGGAGTCCAAGGACGAGGCCTCCCTCGCCAAGGTGAAGAAGCAGCTGCGCGACCTGGAGGCGAAGGCCAAGGAccaggaggaggaactggatgAGCAGGCCGGCACCATCCAGATGCTGGAGCAG GCCAAGCTGCggctggagatggagatggagcgGCTGCGGCAGACCCACGCCAAGGAGGTGGAGAGCCGCGACGAGGAGGTGGAGGAGATACGGCAGTCGTGCCAGAAGAAG CTGAAGCAGATGGAggtgcagctggaggaggagtATGAAGACAAGCAGAAGGTGCTGAGGGAGAAGCGGGAGCTGGAGAGCAAGTTAACCGCCGTCAGCGACCAG GTCAACCAGCGGGACTTTGAGACGGAGAAGCGCCTGCGCAGGGACCTGAAGAGGACCAAGGCGCTGCTGGCCGACGCTCAGATCATGCTCGACCACCTGAAGAACAACGCGCCCAGCAAGAGGGAGATCGCCCAGCTCAAGAACCAG ctcGAGGAGTCGGAGTTCACCTGCGCGGCCGCCGTCAAAGCCCGCAAGTCCATGGAGGTGGAAATCGAAGATCTCCACTTGCAGATCGACGACCTCTCCAAGGCCAAGGCGGCG ctggaggagcagctgagCCGGCTGCAGCGGGAGAAGAACGAGGTGCAGAGTCGCCTGGAGGAGGACCAGGAGGACATGAACGAACTGATGAAGAAGCACAAGGCAGCCGTGGCCCAG GCTTCCCGGGACCTGGCGCAGATGAACGACCTCCAGACGCAGCTGGAGGACGTCGGcaaggagaagcaggagctgcaggagaag CTGCAagggctgcagagccagctggagTTCCTCGAGCAGTCCATGGTGGACAAGTCGCTGGTGAGCCGGCAGGAAGCCAAGATCCGCGAGCTGGAGACGCGGCTGGAGTTCGAGCGGACGCAAGTCAAGCGGCTGGAG AGCCTGGCCACGCGCCTCAAGGAGAACCTGGAGAAGCTGACGGAGGAGCGGGACCAGCGGGCAGCCGCCGAGAGCCGCGAGAAGGAGCAGAACAAGCGGCTGCAGCGGCAGCTCCGCGACGTCAAGGAGGAGATGGGCGAGCTGGCCAAGAAGGAGGCGGAGGCCAGCCGCAAGAAGCACGAGCTG GAGATGGACCTGGAGAGCCTGGAGGCCGCCAACCAGAGCCTGCAGTCGGACCTGAAGCTGGCCTTCAAGCGCATCGGGGACCTGCAGGCTGCCATCGAGGACGAGATGGAGAGCGACAGCAACGAGGACCTCATCAACAG CGACGGCGACTCGGACGCGGACTCGGAGCTGGAGGACCGGGTGGACGGCGTCAAGTCGTGGCTCTCCAAGAGCAAAGGCTCCTCCAAAGCGGTCTCGGACGACGGCAGCCTCAAGGGCAGCAG